CGGCACTGACGGTCAGATTGGCGGGTGGTGGCATGAGATTTTTCGCGGCCCGACCTTCGCCATCTGCATGCGGACCGTGACACAACACACAGTACGTGCGAAATACAATCGAGCCGCGCACGTCGGCCAACTCTTCTTGGCGACTCTCTCCGGCGCCGCTTGCGGCGATCGCGGCAGTAGCGACAAAAACGCCAAGGCATATTCGCGCCAGAATCATTTGTCGACTTGAACCGTCAACTTCATATAAGGATGGATCGCGCATTCGATCTCGACCGTGCCCGGTTGATCGAAAACCACTTTCTTGGATTGCCCTTGTGAGTACGATCCGAGGTCGAAGGTTTTGGTATCGGAGAGCGAATACACGTTATGGAAA
Above is a genomic segment from Gammaproteobacteria bacterium containing:
- a CDS encoding methylamine utilization protein, translated to MRANYLVGVFGALLITNALAAEYEITQKDRTFSVVRLQIKVGDTVSFKNDDPYFHNVYSLSDTKTFDLGSYSQGQSKKVVFDQPGTVEIECAIHPYMKLTVQVDK
- a CDS encoding cytochrome c, which produces MILARICLGVFVATAAIAASGAGESRQEELADVRGSIVFRTYCVLCHGPHADGEGRAAKNLMPPPANLTVSAASDEYKERIIRNGGAAVERSPFMPPWGQELTDEQIHDVIAYLRVININHRPVMSAPAPK